Proteins co-encoded in one Alkalinema sp. FACHB-956 genomic window:
- a CDS encoding PatU gives MDYDSEAYQAAFIRLVQDLKLALSEDEIERFLTMKSSEAEALLPQLNEELPLNSGDLPAVQDRFYALLKHRLQTEIQRKPPLFPWEDEILDYQADSLGETVMAGVKPNSLWLAQLRRLALPVALPDELLGQLLAQCQQLTQASLREGAKLVKSVEALFPGEFLELNRLAGVVMVSPARSGYASLQERLAELGDDVPDSYTTALPPQQMLLSMLAAREILNALNLTVVPNQIQSHQWVTDIGALTLETDYRSQDGGMALRIQGQLPCGGSLTLQGEQGRSIAERADAGNVIVELHDLLPGQSAQLEVRLGEDDVLLFSIDPA, from the coding sequence ATGGATTACGACTCAGAAGCCTATCAAGCCGCTTTTATCCGACTGGTTCAAGACCTTAAGCTTGCCCTTTCAGAGGATGAGATTGAGCGTTTTTTGACCATGAAGTCATCTGAAGCCGAAGCCCTCCTCCCTCAATTAAACGAGGAATTACCACTGAACTCAGGAGACTTACCTGCTGTGCAAGACCGTTTTTATGCGTTGTTAAAACATCGCTTACAGACCGAAATTCAGCGGAAGCCGCCGTTATTCCCCTGGGAAGATGAAATTCTGGATTACCAGGCTGATTCTCTAGGCGAGACGGTGATGGCTGGGGTGAAGCCCAATTCCCTATGGCTGGCCCAATTGCGTCGGCTCGCGTTGCCTGTGGCGTTGCCGGATGAATTATTAGGTCAATTATTGGCGCAATGCCAGCAATTGACGCAGGCGTCGCTCCGGGAGGGCGCTAAGTTAGTGAAATCGGTTGAAGCTCTCTTTCCAGGGGAGTTTTTGGAACTCAATCGCTTGGCGGGGGTGGTGATGGTGTCTCCCGCACGGTCTGGCTATGCCAGTTTGCAGGAGCGCCTTGCAGAATTGGGCGATGATGTGCCCGATAGCTACACCACGGCGTTACCGCCGCAGCAAATGCTGCTGTCTATGCTGGCAGCACGGGAAATTTTGAACGCTTTAAATTTGACAGTAGTGCCGAATCAGATCCAGTCTCATCAATGGGTGACGGACATTGGTGCATTGACGCTGGAGACCGATTATCGATCGCAGGATGGGGGAATGGCCCTACGGATTCAAGGGCAGCTTCCCTGCGGGGGCAGTTTGACGCTACAAGGTGAACAGGGTAGATCGATCGCAGAACGGGCTGATGCAGGCAATGTAATTGTGGAATTACACGATTTGTTGCCGGGTCAGTCGGCTCAGTTAGAGGTGCGTTTGGGTGAAGATGACGTATTGCTGTTTTCGATCGATCCAGCGTAA
- the hetZ gene encoding heterocyst differentiation protein HetZ codes for MTYQTLDITGEICQSVDATFQLILSELKQATTASEHICREVAERLSQEVSRICSESKRIQDSGEIIAWATALARHRLQQCLHYYKLGSRRGRVDLHSTLSAVVYRYITPSKSQYSYQARLTLIEDFLQSFYMEALNAFRREMQLPTNYSPQTVLQLAEYMAFTERYAKRRIPLPGRRNQQLIILRAQTFSQQQPNEALVDIERAAEGSLIEGEDSWNMASIQQLREQMVAQETEPAEDTLRQNVVQELINYLEERNQKDCVDYFVLRLQDLPANEIEKILGLTPRQRDYLQQRFKYHLVRFTFTHRWELVHQWLEIDLDRNLGLSLKQWDDFNRGLTQQQQMIVQLKKSKTPDADIARSVGCTVNQLQKQWFKLLEIAWEIRNSQISGAGLSSDE; via the coding sequence TTGACATACCAGACACTAGACATCACGGGGGAAATCTGCCAGAGCGTGGATGCAACTTTTCAGCTAATCCTAAGCGAACTGAAACAGGCTACCACAGCTTCTGAGCACATTTGCCGAGAAGTAGCCGAACGCCTCAGCCAAGAGGTTTCCCGGATCTGCTCGGAGAGCAAACGCATCCAGGACTCTGGGGAGATTATCGCATGGGCCACGGCCTTAGCCCGCCACCGCTTGCAGCAGTGCCTTCACTATTACAAGCTGGGCTCTCGTCGGGGTCGGGTTGATTTACACAGTACGCTCAGTGCTGTGGTGTATCGATATATCACTCCTTCTAAAAGCCAATACAGTTACCAGGCAAGACTGACGCTGATTGAAGACTTTTTACAAAGTTTTTACATGGAGGCACTGAATGCCTTCCGGCGGGAGATGCAATTGCCTACTAACTATTCGCCGCAGACTGTCTTGCAGTTAGCGGAATACATGGCGTTTACGGAGCGCTATGCCAAACGGCGGATTCCGTTACCGGGTCGGCGCAACCAGCAGCTAATTATTCTACGGGCACAAACTTTCTCGCAGCAGCAGCCCAATGAGGCACTGGTTGATATTGAGCGGGCCGCGGAAGGGTCCCTCATAGAAGGGGAAGACTCTTGGAACATGGCTTCCATCCAGCAACTGCGGGAACAAATGGTGGCCCAGGAGACGGAACCAGCGGAGGATACCCTGCGCCAAAATGTTGTGCAGGAGCTGATCAACTATCTGGAAGAGCGCAACCAGAAGGATTGTGTGGACTACTTTGTGCTGCGGCTTCAGGATTTGCCCGCCAATGAAATTGAGAAAATTTTGGGCCTGACTCCCCGTCAGCGGGATTATCTCCAGCAGCGGTTTAAGTACCATTTGGTGCGCTTTACCTTTACCCACCGCTGGGAGTTGGTGCATCAGTGGCTGGAAATTGACCTCGATCGCAACTTGGGTCTTTCCCTCAAGCAGTGGGATGATTTTAATCGAGGGCTCACCCAGCAGCAGCAAATGATTGTCCAGCTGAAAAAGTCAAAAACCCCGGATGCAGACATTGCCCGATCGGTGGGCTGCACGGTCAACCAGTTGCAAAAACAGTGGTTCAAACTGTTGGAAATTGCCTGGGAAATTCGAAATTCCCAAATATCCGGAGCGGGTTTATCTAGTGATGAATAA
- a CDS encoding GNAT family N-acetyltransferase, producing MYPVEIRSASTLREFEAMYAQRWTVLRHPLKMECSLQPNQPLDSLEQTAYHLIAVCNQAIVGSARLCHLTPTLGSLSYVAVSIEFQRQGVGTRLVQALLDQARLDGLSQVRVMARADTISFYERFDFRAQGDVIYYLGIAHQFMLCQLSSAASISSSTP from the coding sequence ATGTATCCCGTTGAAATCCGTTCTGCCAGTACATTGCGGGAATTTGAGGCGATGTATGCCCAGCGCTGGACAGTCCTGAGACATCCTCTCAAGATGGAATGCTCGCTACAACCCAATCAACCGTTAGATTCGCTGGAACAAACGGCCTACCACTTAATTGCTGTTTGCAACCAAGCGATCGTCGGCTCAGCACGGCTCTGCCACCTCACGCCTACCTTGGGCAGTCTGTCCTACGTGGCAGTGTCGATCGAGTTTCAACGCCAAGGGGTCGGCACCCGTTTGGTTCAGGCATTGCTAGATCAGGCTAGACTGGATGGCCTTTCCCAAGTGCGGGTCATGGCCAGAGCTGATACGATTTCCTTTTATGAGCGTTTTGATTTCCGAGCCCAAGGGGATGTGATTTATTACCTAGGGATTGCCCATCAATTTATGCTGTGCCAGCTGTCGTCAGCGGCCTCGATATCAAGCTCGACCCCATAA
- a CDS encoding MFS transporter, with protein sequence MLKILTLLLTSTMTIMAGAAISPALPKIQEHFAEISDADFWVKLLLALPSLFTAIAGAPVGSLIDRYGRRPFMVGAVLLYGIAGSAGLLLENLTGLLLSRAFLGIAVAAITTISAALIADYYTGATRAKVLGWQSAAMGLGGVVFVLFGGFLAEFNWRMPFLIYLVAFIALPLVWLALPEPVHLKTRSRQGRPLPPDPLPRPNPLPTQSAAANWEEPQGSRPTVFNRSGLPRSVPNRATLTRLGLPRSITTEVAPADLQPSQESRTTTTPSASFSLTPEPTGLSSSVMATVYGLTILTMVMFYMVPVQLPFYLKQLALGSSREAGIAIAISSVATAIAAVGYGKLNAKLSFSKVLILLYGLMGAGYGIIATAHSYGGILAGLVLSGLGVGLVLPNINVWLNEKTPIARRGKVLGGLTSCIFLGQFCSPIALQPIVQNFGIQTAYTTASSILIVLAIGLATLTWNRWIELD encoded by the coding sequence ATGCTAAAAATCCTTACCCTGTTGTTGACCAGCACCATGACCATCATGGCCGGTGCAGCGATTTCGCCAGCTTTGCCCAAAATTCAGGAGCATTTTGCCGAAATTTCTGACGCAGATTTTTGGGTCAAGTTATTGCTGGCCTTGCCTTCCCTATTTACCGCGATCGCCGGTGCGCCCGTCGGGAGTCTGATCGATCGCTATGGGCGACGACCTTTTATGGTGGGGGCGGTGTTGCTCTATGGCATTGCGGGCAGTGCGGGCCTGCTCCTGGAGAATTTAACTGGGCTGCTGCTGAGTCGCGCCTTCCTAGGGATTGCGGTTGCAGCAATTACGACCATTTCCGCAGCATTGATTGCGGACTATTACACCGGAGCCACTCGCGCCAAGGTCCTGGGCTGGCAATCGGCGGCCATGGGGTTAGGAGGAGTCGTTTTTGTTCTATTTGGTGGATTTTTGGCAGAATTCAACTGGCGGATGCCATTTTTGATTTATCTAGTCGCTTTTATTGCCCTACCGTTGGTGTGGCTAGCGTTACCGGAGCCAGTGCATCTAAAAACGCGATCGCGCCAAGGCCGACCCTTACCACCAGATCCATTGCCTCGACCTAACCCGTTGCCGACCCAGAGTGCAGCAGCTAACTGGGAGGAGCCCCAAGGTTCCCGGCCAACCGTCTTTAATCGATCGGGACTCCCTCGATCGGTCCCCAATCGAGCCACCTTAACTAGATTAGGACTCCCTCGATCGATCACAACGGAAGTTGCCCCCGCCGATTTACAGCCCTCCCAGGAATCACGCACCACCACCACACCGTCCGCCAGCTTTTCCCTAACACCAGAACCAACAGGACTTTCAAGCAGCGTGATGGCCACGGTCTATGGTTTAACGATTCTGACCATGGTGATGTTTTACATGGTGCCAGTGCAGTTACCGTTTTACCTGAAACAGTTGGCCCTAGGCAGCAGCCGAGAAGCGGGCATTGCGATCGCAATTTCCAGCGTAGCAACAGCCATTGCCGCCGTAGGGTATGGCAAACTGAATGCCAAGCTCAGCTTTAGCAAAGTCTTGATTCTCCTCTATGGCCTGATGGGAGCGGGATACGGCATCATTGCCACCGCCCATAGCTACGGTGGAATTCTGGCAGGACTAGTCCTTTCCGGGTTGGGCGTGGGATTAGTGTTGCCCAATATCAACGTCTGGCTCAATGAAAAAACGCCGATCGCCCGTCGAGGCAAAGTGCTGGGGGGATTAACCAGTTGTATCTTTTTGGGCCAATTTTGTTCGCCCATTGCCTTGCAGCCGATCGTGCAAAACTTTGGCATTCAAACCGCCTACACGACGGCCTCCAGCATTCTCATCGTGCTAGCGATCGGCCTTGCGACCCTCACTTGGAATCGTTGGATCGAATTAGACTGA
- a CDS encoding amino acid ABC transporter substrate-binding protein, whose amino-acid sequence MGKRRWWLSGVGVLVALAGCGAEVDTGGSLPGAGSAQSARLSVVQGRGELVCGVSGELPGFSFVNQDGEYSGLDVDICRAIAAAMFDNPNAVEFRNLNAKERFTAVQTGEVDILSRNTTWSLSRDTSVGMEFAPVVFYDSQAIMVRKSSGIRKLADLKDKSICIQIGTTTEQNLTDQMRRRNIPFKPIVFEDVNTVFGTYGGGRCDGVTADRSQLVSRRTKLPNPTEHIILEEALSKEPLAPAVRDGDSQWQDVVKWVVYALIEAEELDITSKNVSQQLKSEDPRVKRFLGTEGDLGKGLGLPNDFAARIIRHVGNYGEIYDRNLGSKTPLNLPRGQNQLWSQGGLMYAPPFR is encoded by the coding sequence ATGGGGAAGCGGCGTTGGTGGCTGAGCGGTGTCGGAGTCCTAGTGGCCTTAGCGGGATGTGGTGCTGAGGTTGATACGGGTGGCTCGCTTCCAGGGGCGGGATCAGCGCAGAGTGCGCGGCTGAGTGTGGTACAGGGCCGGGGCGAGTTGGTCTGCGGGGTGAGCGGCGAGTTGCCCGGGTTTAGCTTCGTGAACCAAGATGGCGAATATAGCGGGTTAGATGTGGACATCTGTCGCGCGATCGCGGCGGCCATGTTTGACAATCCCAATGCGGTCGAATTCCGCAACCTGAACGCGAAGGAACGCTTCACCGCAGTCCAAACCGGGGAGGTGGATATCCTGAGCCGCAATACCACTTGGAGCCTGAGTCGAGATACTTCTGTGGGCATGGAATTTGCCCCCGTGGTGTTCTATGACAGTCAGGCCATTATGGTGCGCAAGTCGAGCGGTATTCGCAAATTAGCGGATCTGAAAGATAAATCCATTTGCATTCAAATTGGCACGACGACGGAGCAAAATCTGACGGATCAAATGCGGCGGCGCAATATTCCCTTTAAGCCGATCGTGTTTGAGGATGTGAATACGGTATTCGGTACCTATGGGGGCGGACGGTGCGATGGGGTCACCGCCGATCGATCGCAACTGGTCTCCCGGCGGACTAAATTACCCAATCCCACGGAGCACATCATTCTAGAAGAAGCGCTGTCAAAGGAACCGTTGGCTCCGGCAGTTAGGGATGGGGATTCCCAATGGCAGGATGTGGTGAAATGGGTGGTTTACGCACTGATTGAAGCGGAAGAGTTGGACATTACCTCCAAGAATGTATCGCAGCAACTGAAGAGTGAAGATCCTCGGGTGAAGCGCTTTTTGGGGACTGAAGGAGATTTGGGCAAAGGCTTGGGATTACCCAATGATTTCGCAGCGCGGATTATTCGCCATGTTGGTAACTATGGGGAAATCTACGATCGTAATTTGGGCAGCAAAACGCCCCTTAATCTGCCTCGGGGGCAAAATCAGTTGTGGAGTCAGGGTGGCTTGATGTACGCACCGCCATTCCGTTAG
- a CDS encoding TPM domain-containing protein: MKFLPVRRLVSVLVACVMALGVWTIAPAAQAYNNPELLPDQPTNVIDLAKALTEVQAAKLSQELADFEQETGWKLRVLTQYDRTPGRAVKEFWGLDERSVMLVADPRGGNLLNFSVGDALYSLLPRTFWIELQTRFGNQFFVRDNGEDESILQTVQTLETCLRQGGCQVVPGLPREQWILTLVTSIVGGVIFGFASQPRKEGQVFAWQWALIFSPLWGILFIAFGIGPVVTRTTDWLPLLRNFSGFAIGALVAYLTPVLSRPSSPES, encoded by the coding sequence ATGAAGTTTTTGCCTGTTCGTCGTCTGGTTAGCGTGTTGGTGGCTTGTGTAATGGCGCTAGGGGTTTGGACGATCGCCCCCGCTGCCCAAGCCTATAACAATCCCGAATTACTGCCGGATCAACCCACCAATGTGATCGATCTGGCTAAAGCTCTGACGGAGGTGCAAGCGGCAAAGCTATCCCAGGAATTGGCGGACTTTGAGCAGGAGACAGGCTGGAAACTCCGGGTACTGACCCAGTACGATCGCACCCCAGGTCGGGCGGTTAAGGAATTTTGGGGGCTGGATGAGAGGAGCGTGATGCTGGTGGCGGATCCCCGTGGGGGCAATCTACTCAACTTCAGTGTCGGAGATGCGCTCTATTCCCTGCTGCCCCGGACCTTTTGGATTGAGCTACAAACCCGGTTTGGCAATCAGTTCTTCGTGCGGGATAACGGTGAAGATGAGTCGATTCTGCAAACCGTTCAAACCTTAGAAACCTGCCTCCGCCAAGGGGGGTGTCAAGTGGTACCCGGTTTACCCCGCGAGCAGTGGATTCTCACCCTGGTGACGTCGATCGTGGGAGGGGTGATTTTTGGCTTTGCGTCCCAGCCTCGTAAGGAAGGGCAAGTGTTTGCTTGGCAATGGGCACTCATTTTTTCACCCCTGTGGGGAATTTTGTTTATCGCCTTTGGCATTGGCCCAGTGGTGACCCGCACAACCGATTGGTTGCCGTTGCTGCGGAATTTTTCGGGATTTGCGATCGGGGCGTTGGTGGCCTATCTGACTCCAGTGCTCAGTCGTCCCTCTAGTCCAGAATCTTAG
- a CDS encoding DUF948 domain-containing protein codes for MDPIFWLGASILLVAVSIAVVLAIAVPAIQELGRAARSAEKLFDTLNRELPPTLEAIRLTGLEISDLTDDMSEGVQNASQVVKQVDEGITGLKEQAQKAQVTTISLFAGVKAAWQTLTETEGLDADRTAAQSTKSERSLPSPSASPPASQPPSSKASSRRPLRSPNPPALTEGDRSDMESDLEEDYF; via the coding sequence ATGGATCCTATTTTTTGGCTAGGGGCTTCTATTCTGCTGGTGGCAGTCAGTATTGCTGTCGTGCTGGCGATCGCGGTTCCGGCCATCCAAGAATTGGGGCGGGCGGCTCGCAGTGCGGAAAAACTGTTCGACACTCTAAATCGGGAGCTACCGCCCACCCTAGAGGCCATTCGGTTGACTGGCCTAGAAATTAGTGACTTGACCGATGACATGAGCGAAGGGGTGCAGAATGCGAGCCAAGTTGTTAAACAGGTAGACGAAGGCATTACGGGGCTTAAGGAACAGGCGCAAAAAGCCCAAGTGACAACCATTAGCCTCTTTGCGGGGGTCAAAGCCGCTTGGCAAACCCTGACGGAGACAGAAGGCTTAGATGCAGACCGCACCGCCGCCCAGTCCACGAAGTCGGAACGTTCACTGCCCAGCCCGTCTGCTTCCCCGCCTGCCTCCCAGCCCCCATCGTCCAAGGCTTCCTCCCGTAGGCCCCTCCGATCGCCCAATCCCCCAGCGCTTACCGAGGGCGATCGATCTGACATGGAATCTGACCTGGAAGAGGACTATTTTTAG
- a CDS encoding YtxH domain-containing protein: MAGNRSGAFISGLLIGAAAGAIAGLLTAPRTGRETRKLLKKSADALPELAEDLSTTVQIQADRLSETALKNWDETLNRLRVAIAAGVEASQRVREDLQVDPEDEAEPEASPVPPRRYISEIK; encoded by the coding sequence ATGGCAGGAAATCGTTCAGGCGCTTTTATTAGTGGATTGCTTATTGGCGCGGCGGCTGGGGCGATCGCGGGATTACTCACCGCCCCTCGCACCGGACGCGAAACCCGCAAATTGCTGAAAAAGTCTGCGGATGCCCTCCCCGAACTCGCTGAGGATTTATCCACCACGGTACAAATTCAAGCCGATCGCCTATCGGAAACTGCCCTGAAAAATTGGGACGAAACCTTAAATCGTCTGCGGGTGGCGATCGCCGCTGGCGTAGAAGCCAGCCAACGGGTTCGGGAAGATTTGCAGGTCGATCCAGAAGACGAGGCAGAACCCGAAGCCTCCCCGGTTCCTCCCCGTCGCTATATCAGCGAGATTAAGTAG